In Sebastes fasciatus isolate fSebFas1 chromosome 24, fSebFas1.pri, whole genome shotgun sequence, the following are encoded in one genomic region:
- the LOC141763242 gene encoding helix-loop-helix protein 2-like codes for MMLSPDQTDNDLSWTQSDPESILSGLKSAGCTSDEPGGEDERPKCKSDQPLTREEKRRRRRATAKYRSAHATRERIRVEAFNVAFAELRKLLPTLPPDKKLSKIEILRLAICYISYLNHVLDV; via the coding sequence aTGATGCTGAGCCCGGACCAGACGGACAACGACCTCTCCTGGACTCAGTCCGACCCGGAGAGCATCCTCAGCGGCCTCAAGTCGGCCGGCTGCACCTCGGACGAGCCGggaggagaagatgagaggCCCAAGTGCAAATCCGACCAGCCTCTAACccgagaggagaagaggaggaggaggagagccacGGCCAAGTACCGCTCTGCGCACGCCACCAGGGAGCGGATCCGCGTGGAGGCCTTCAACGTGGCCTTCGCAGAGCTGAGGAAACTACTGCCCACCTTGCCTCCAGACAAGAAACTCTCCAAGATCGAGATCCTCAGACTGGCTATTTGCTACATCTCATATCTCAATCACgtgctggatgtgtaa